A part of Leptospira congkakensis genomic DNA contains:
- a CDS encoding exodeoxyribonuclease III, which produces MKIITLNCNGIRSSLSKGLLEFIRHENPDIICFQETKAPIAEIDREEFRNLGYSVHTCIADKPGYSGTAILTKPKPKSVAVGFGDGIYLSEGRSLLAEYPDFFLWNLYFPSGTSGEERQKVKYQFLDSFFEQALPYTKKKKPLIVCGDVNIAHTDLDIHNPKGNQKSSGFLPEERAWVSKLLDSGFLDCYRVVQPETKDDYSWWTYRFQARKNNKGWRIDYFFITKSPKYKIESVSIAKEPVLSDHAPVVMKIQFT; this is translated from the coding sequence ATGAAAATCATTACGTTAAATTGCAACGGAATTCGCTCCAGTTTGAGCAAAGGTTTACTCGAATTTATACGTCACGAAAATCCTGACATTATTTGTTTCCAAGAAACGAAGGCCCCGATTGCTGAAATTGACAGAGAAGAATTTAGAAATTTAGGATATAGTGTTCATACTTGTATTGCTGACAAACCGGGTTATAGCGGAACTGCTATCCTTACAAAACCCAAACCAAAATCTGTGGCTGTAGGATTTGGAGATGGAATCTATTTGAGCGAAGGAAGGTCTTTGCTTGCGGAATATCCTGACTTTTTTCTATGGAATCTCTATTTTCCCTCTGGAACCAGCGGCGAAGAAAGACAAAAGGTAAAATATCAATTTTTAGATTCCTTTTTTGAACAAGCTTTGCCTTATACCAAGAAGAAAAAACCGCTGATTGTCTGTGGGGATGTCAACATTGCCCATACGGATTTAGACATCCACAATCCCAAAGGAAACCAAAAGAGTTCAGGTTTCCTTCCTGAGGAAAGAGCTTGGGTTTCCAAGTTATTGGATTCTGGATTTTTAGATTGTTACAGAGTCGTACAACCTGAAACCAAAGATGACTATTCGTGGTGGACCTATCGCTTCCAAGCTCGGAAAAATAATAAGGGTTGGAGGATTGATTACTTTTTCATTACAAAATCTCCTAAATACAAAATTGAATCGGTGTCTATTGCGAAAGAACCTGTGCTTTCAGACCACGCTCCCGTAGTGATGAAAATCCAATTCACTTGA
- a CDS encoding cation diffusion facilitator family transporter: protein MTKPRPKRSRLVFFLSLSGVLSIAIFFIEWIGSRESGSLALFADAGHIFTDVFAHIISLFALLIASKKPTSKYPFGFHRFEVLAALFNGILLIGIAIFILYESYLRFSGSTHVEADSMLVYAVIGFGINLISAGLLVGVSKTSLNLKSAYLHVLTDLLGTLAVVIGALIIRFTGFREVDSFLSIILGIFILKTSYGIVKESIEILIEADTSDFDKEHLLEHIRVFPGIESVPGITVRKLTSGVFSVELQILVDKNADRDKIVLEIHKVLKSEFGVPFVSVEILSATFKGKLEEISIRETEREFGHHGHSHGHAHDHHHH, encoded by the coding sequence ATGACTAAACCAAGACCCAAACGTTCTCGGTTGGTATTTTTTTTAAGCCTATCCGGTGTTCTATCAATTGCCATATTTTTTATCGAATGGATTGGTTCCAGAGAAAGTGGAAGCCTAGCCCTATTTGCAGATGCGGGACATATCTTTACTGATGTTTTTGCCCATATCATTTCCCTATTTGCCTTACTCATTGCTTCTAAAAAACCCACCTCTAAATACCCTTTTGGATTTCATCGTTTTGAGGTACTGGCAGCCCTATTCAATGGTATTCTTTTGATTGGAATTGCCATTTTTATTTTATATGAAAGTTATTTGCGTTTTTCAGGATCTACTCATGTCGAAGCCGATTCGATGTTAGTTTATGCTGTGATCGGTTTTGGAATCAATTTGATATCAGCAGGCCTACTTGTCGGAGTGAGTAAAACTAGCTTAAATTTGAAGTCAGCTTATTTACATGTTCTCACTGATCTTTTGGGAACCTTAGCTGTTGTCATTGGGGCTCTCATCATTCGTTTCACCGGATTTCGCGAAGTGGACAGTTTCCTAAGTATCATCCTTGGAATTTTTATCCTAAAAACATCCTACGGAATTGTCAAAGAATCAATTGAGATTCTCATCGAAGCAGACACAAGCGATTTTGACAAGGAACATCTGTTAGAGCATATCAGGGTATTTCCTGGGATTGAATCTGTTCCAGGAATTACAGTTCGTAAACTCACTTCCGGTGTATTTTCTGTCGAATTACAGATCTTAGTCGATAAAAATGCAGATAGGGACAAAATTGTTTTAGAAATCCATAAAGTCCTTAAGAGCGAATTTGGAGTTCCTTTTGTTTCTGTGGAAATCTTATCAGCAACATTCAAAGGGAAACTGGAAGAAATCTCTATCAGAGAAACAGAACGTGAATTTGGCCACCATGGGCATAGTCATGGACATGCACACGACCACCACCATCATTAA
- a CDS encoding FecR domain-containing protein, whose protein sequence is MRWLNDTRFVVSSLVLLILVFSYLLYRNLNNRFYDTTSPTIGVITFKNKTVLRKYNDAVVWDLIESKTEVKNRDTIRTEGLSDAILTLNDGTKINISENSMILLDISDKNININFAYGSFEAAREGTVSGDIKMNITAGDKTVQVASGDVKLDKTKSELNIKVDQGEAKLTSNGKEETIAKDQIANVTESGVKVGKPVYRLVTPEDRKNLLSESGSEKIQFAISGWKPDSAKQTNAFIEISLFPDFSKSFIKEKLTTASISKKLNSGSYYWRVSYEDPNTKSKITTEVFQFRILSDPGLKILSPKPNEVFTYTTESPVVRFVWNPLDLYSSYTIQIAKETNFSDTVISKQTQNQSLAFDSLKEGNYFARIQAKSNLPGIPEKTSAVVSFQILKKTNTTPPELLEPNRGKTFSEEQIKSQLFFSWKDDKDFSNYEWELSSDPNFQSKLRSESTKNNFLKLTGGLGLGTYFWRVKGVVPSGNSLESKSNTFTVIAKEELELVAPANGAEVEVDERSTILLKWKKLTGKTNYEIEISRDSNFQPPVTKESVTGNYFEFKSKDLGKFFWRVRPAGSESDTSATRSFQMISNMEPPTLSTPTRNETIDLFTRNSIVFTWKPVDKVSGYKIRLIDISGIREKQILNERVNSTKLQFGEIMKLNVGRFRWEVAALYKQSDGTERESAYNKQDFFISVPELKVPKILTPGKIYVE, encoded by the coding sequence ATGAGATGGTTAAACGATACAAGATTTGTAGTTTCTTCTTTGGTTCTACTCATTCTTGTATTCTCATACCTTCTTTATCGAAATTTAAACAATCGGTTTTATGATACCACTAGCCCTACGATAGGCGTAATTACATTCAAAAACAAAACGGTTCTTCGCAAATACAATGATGCTGTTGTTTGGGATTTAATAGAATCCAAAACGGAGGTTAAAAATAGAGATACCATTCGTACTGAAGGTTTATCTGACGCAATACTTACGTTAAATGACGGAACAAAAATCAATATATCTGAAAACTCAATGATCCTTTTGGACATATCTGATAAAAATATTAATATCAATTTTGCCTATGGATCATTTGAAGCTGCTCGCGAAGGAACGGTGTCTGGTGACATCAAAATGAATATTACGGCAGGGGACAAAACTGTCCAGGTTGCCAGTGGCGATGTAAAACTTGATAAAACTAAGTCAGAACTAAATATAAAAGTGGATCAAGGGGAAGCAAAACTCACATCTAACGGAAAAGAAGAAACAATTGCCAAAGACCAAATCGCCAATGTAACGGAATCTGGAGTGAAAGTTGGGAAACCTGTTTATCGATTGGTAACTCCAGAGGATAGGAAGAATTTGTTGTCCGAGTCTGGGTCCGAAAAAATTCAATTTGCCATTTCTGGTTGGAAACCTGATTCCGCTAAACAAACAAATGCATTCATTGAAATTTCTTTATTCCCTGATTTTTCAAAATCATTCATTAAAGAAAAGTTAACTACAGCAAGTATTTCTAAAAAATTAAATTCTGGTTCTTATTACTGGCGTGTGTCCTATGAAGATCCAAATACTAAATCAAAAATTACTACAGAAGTATTCCAATTTAGAATCCTAAGTGATCCTGGTCTAAAAATTCTCAGTCCAAAACCAAACGAAGTTTTTACATATACAACAGAAAGTCCAGTGGTTCGGTTTGTTTGGAATCCTTTAGATTTGTATTCTTCGTATACCATTCAAATTGCTAAGGAAACCAATTTTTCGGATACTGTTATTTCCAAACAAACACAAAACCAATCCTTGGCTTTTGATTCATTAAAGGAAGGAAATTATTTTGCTAGAATCCAAGCAAAATCGAATCTTCCAGGAATACCGGAAAAAACTTCGGCTGTTGTGAGTTTTCAAATTTTGAAAAAAACAAACACAACTCCTCCTGAATTATTAGAACCTAATCGGGGTAAAACCTTTTCAGAAGAACAAATAAAATCACAACTTTTCTTTTCTTGGAAAGATGACAAAGACTTTAGCAATTATGAATGGGAGTTGAGTTCTGATCCTAATTTTCAATCAAAACTAAGATCCGAATCTACGAAGAATAATTTTCTAAAACTGACTGGTGGACTTGGTTTAGGAACTTATTTTTGGAGAGTGAAAGGGGTTGTTCCTTCCGGAAATTCACTGGAATCAAAATCGAATACTTTTACTGTTATTGCCAAAGAGGAATTGGAACTTGTAGCACCAGCCAATGGAGCGGAGGTCGAAGTAGATGAACGTTCTACTATTTTGCTCAAATGGAAAAAACTAACAGGCAAAACAAATTACGAAATAGAGATTTCCCGGGATTCTAATTTTCAGCCGCCTGTTACGAAAGAATCTGTAACGGGAAATTATTTTGAATTTAAGTCAAAAGATTTAGGAAAGTTCTTTTGGAGAGTACGTCCCGCAGGTTCTGAATCTGATACAAGTGCCACCCGTAGTTTCCAAATGATTTCTAACATGGAACCACCGACTCTTTCCACTCCGACAAGAAATGAAACCATCGATTTGTTTACGCGAAATTCCATTGTTTTTACTTGGAAACCGGTAGATAAAGTTTCTGGATATAAAATTCGTTTGATAGATATTTCTGGTATCAGAGAAAAACAAATCCTAAATGAGAGGGTTAATTCCACCAAACTACAGTTTGGCGAAATTATGAAACTAAACGTTGGTAGATTCCGATGGGAAGTAGCAGCATTATACAAACAATCGGATGGAACCGAACGAGAATCTGCATACAACAAACAGGATTTTTTTATTTCTGTACCTGAGCTGAAAGTTCCAAAGATCCTTACACCAGGGAAGATATATGTGGAATAA
- a CDS encoding adenylate/guanylate cyclase domain-containing protein, which produces MIEISAEIPFLRTSKLSFLLWDESPGSLETWDWNEGITIFFQTRRAGELEFRFGPPLWGIPADTNRIEFPFVSIHNIPTNKYLASELSKLGEGKTIYVLIPRGLELEARSVFARLEYLWDDKISPDRITHKFGLTGKTSSVPEVTVVKLNGKKNVTTHPPLEIVGKFGKKRESVLVSANGLGYDSIDETSDQSYVEREEISPEDESPNHPYDLIESSFSEEETKGDEPPKTETLAETEKEESKELPEEVVLDGSSNTKFSLQLKMMGVISFLFALSVGVIIFFASFYFKRSIELQLRANNIRIAEIIGSKVKSDILGVVEKGRQIAITLTTQGLPESERRLLIKTFFQNDQEFIYLGIFERKENTLTMKREVFNEEELKKSSVTEEDFHNVVNRNRDALAEAFNGQAVLLNSSPGFQEPSFAIAIPTAENGELDNALVMIVKLNKIIGAFSKKGIETTFMVNGNGIALAHPKEDLILAATDLASMPIVKSMLTNASNTGQMSYLDEELGGSYLGSFQKIGFADAGVVTIVSEEKAFADVYKSQKTNLYIAGIGLCSALIFVFFFSKTITKPVLQLLSATLEIAKGNFKIGIKPTTQDEVGLLTKYFIDMGQGLEEREKVKNILGSMIDPVVVQEAMVDLAALKRGSETHITAFFSDVASFSTISEQLKSADLAALLNEYLSAMTILLKKHDGVLDKYIGDAIVGIFNAPVPVSDHELKAARASVDMVMKLAELREYWTTNNLYSKEAQMMDARIGLNSGPAKVGFMGTDALASYTMMGDTVNLAARLEAAGKDYGVNILITDPIRDSIQEEMVTRYLDLVRVKGKNEPVKIHELIGYRSLLTPNQLEAAEIYESGFNAYLNRDWDKAIQLFINSEKAKGQKDKSSRMLIERCEEYRLNPPDSSWDGVFTRTHK; this is translated from the coding sequence ATGATAGAAATTTCCGCAGAAATTCCGTTCCTCCGAACGTCCAAACTCAGCTTTCTACTCTGGGATGAATCTCCTGGTAGTTTAGAAACATGGGATTGGAACGAGGGGATTACTATATTCTTTCAAACTCGGCGTGCCGGCGAACTGGAATTCCGATTTGGACCTCCGCTTTGGGGGATTCCCGCTGATACCAATCGTATTGAGTTTCCTTTTGTCTCCATCCATAATATTCCCACAAACAAATATTTGGCTTCCGAATTATCAAAGTTAGGGGAAGGTAAAACGATTTATGTTTTGATCCCTAGAGGATTAGAATTAGAAGCTCGTTCTGTTTTTGCTCGTTTGGAATACCTTTGGGATGATAAAATTTCACCCGATCGAATCACTCATAAATTTGGACTTACCGGAAAAACAAGTTCTGTTCCAGAAGTCACCGTAGTAAAATTAAATGGCAAAAAAAATGTCACCACACATCCACCTTTAGAGATTGTTGGAAAGTTTGGTAAAAAAAGAGAAAGTGTTCTCGTATCTGCCAATGGCCTTGGATATGATTCTATTGATGAAACTTCTGATCAAAGTTATGTAGAGAGAGAAGAAATATCTCCAGAGGATGAATCACCGAACCATCCCTATGACCTAATTGAATCTTCTTTTTCAGAAGAAGAAACTAAGGGGGACGAACCTCCTAAAACAGAAACGCTCGCAGAAACAGAAAAAGAAGAATCCAAAGAACTTCCCGAAGAGGTTGTGTTAGACGGATCCTCCAATACCAAGTTTTCTCTCCAATTAAAAATGATGGGAGTCATTAGTTTTCTTTTTGCTCTGTCGGTTGGTGTGATTATCTTTTTTGCTTCCTTTTATTTTAAAAGATCCATTGAACTTCAGTTACGTGCAAATAATATCCGAATTGCAGAAATCATTGGCTCCAAAGTTAAATCTGATATTTTAGGGGTTGTGGAAAAGGGTAGGCAAATTGCCATCACTCTTACAACCCAAGGTCTTCCTGAATCCGAAAGAAGATTACTCATCAAAACTTTTTTTCAAAATGACCAAGAGTTTATCTACTTAGGGATTTTTGAACGGAAAGAAAATACCCTCACTATGAAACGAGAGGTGTTTAACGAAGAGGAACTTAAAAAAAGTTCTGTTACTGAAGAAGATTTCCATAATGTTGTCAACCGCAACCGAGATGCCCTTGCCGAAGCGTTTAATGGACAAGCCGTACTTTTAAATTCAAGTCCAGGTTTCCAAGAACCATCTTTTGCCATCGCCATTCCTACGGCCGAAAACGGTGAACTGGACAATGCACTTGTGATGATTGTTAAGTTAAACAAAATCATCGGCGCATTTTCGAAAAAAGGAATTGAGACAACCTTTATGGTGAATGGAAATGGGATCGCCCTGGCTCACCCGAAAGAGGACTTAATCCTTGCAGCTACTGATCTCGCTTCTATGCCCATCGTGAAATCGATGTTAACCAATGCTTCCAATACGGGACAGATGAGTTATTTGGACGAAGAACTTGGTGGATCTTACCTAGGATCTTTTCAAAAGATTGGATTTGCTGATGCAGGAGTTGTTACCATTGTATCAGAAGAAAAGGCATTTGCAGATGTTTATAAAAGTCAAAAGACAAATCTTTATATAGCTGGGATTGGACTTTGTTCTGCCCTGATCTTTGTATTTTTCTTTTCAAAAACTATTACAAAACCAGTGTTACAACTTCTATCAGCCACTTTAGAAATTGCAAAGGGTAATTTTAAAATTGGAATCAAACCTACAACACAAGATGAGGTTGGCCTTCTCACCAAATACTTCATTGATATGGGACAAGGTTTGGAAGAAAGAGAAAAGGTAAAAAACATTCTGGGTAGTATGATTGATCCTGTTGTGGTGCAAGAAGCAATGGTTGATCTTGCAGCATTAAAACGAGGATCGGAAACTCATATCACTGCCTTCTTTTCTGACGTAGCCAGTTTTTCTACCATTTCTGAACAGTTAAAGTCCGCCGATCTTGCTGCTTTGTTAAATGAATACCTATCTGCAATGACCATCCTTCTGAAAAAACATGATGGAGTTTTGGATAAATACATTGGTGATGCCATTGTTGGAATTTTTAACGCACCCGTGCCAGTATCTGATCATGAATTGAAAGCAGCTCGTGCCAGTGTAGATATGGTGATGAAATTAGCCGAACTACGCGAGTATTGGACAACCAATAATCTTTATTCGAAAGAAGCACAAATGATGGATGCTCGGATCGGATTAAATTCAGGACCAGCTAAGGTTGGTTTTATGGGAACAGATGCCCTTGCTTCTTATACTATGATGGGAGATACAGTAAACCTTGCTGCCCGATTGGAAGCCGCAGGTAAAGACTATGGGGTAAACATTCTCATCACAGATCCTATTCGTGATTCCATCCAAGAAGAAATGGTCACTCGGTATTTGGATCTTGTTCGTGTGAAAGGTAAAAATGAACCAGTTAAAATTCACGAATTGATTGGTTATCGTTCCTTACTCACACCCAACCAACTAGAAGCGGCAGAAATTTACGAATCCGGATTTAATGCTTATTTGAATCGGGATTGGGATAAAGCGATCCAACTTTTTATCAATTCAGAAAAAGCTAAAGGCCAAAAAGATAAATCCAGTCGCATGTTAATAGAACGTTGCGAAGAATACCGACTAAACCCTCCTGATTCTAGTTGGGATGGTGTGTTTACGAGGACACATAAATAA
- the mgtE gene encoding magnesium transporter, producing the protein MEEERKKESEFRIKIDRESDSYDEFVAEIKNLVSLEDSKRLKEMLDGAHPADIVTLFRDLEREEELYLFRILPKEDQAYALVKMEEETLESFLEELSVDEISNTLDHIETDETTYLLSYLPSAKRELVLANLSKTDSFEIRSQLGFRESSAGRLMSKDFATVSINDNVRKGIINVRKKAKEIEDIYQVYVTDEAGVLEGFIPLKDLFLTPINTKVAKITNFSVFAFHYDVDQEEVANTFKKYDLFSAAVTDDLGRIIGRITVDDVLEIVEEEASEDILLMAGVSEDERLSTPILQSVKRRIIWLNVNLLTAFVSSTVVAFFEDTISQIVVLATLMPIVAGLGGNAGTQSVTVVIRNIATGDLSFSNWWEAVRKEFTIGVLNGLVLGTVTGCMIFLVKGNLVLGLVVGTAMFVNMIVASLTGSLVPIFLKAMRVDPAIASSIFVTATTDVCGFFFFLGLATVFAKYLI; encoded by the coding sequence ATGGAAGAAGAAAGAAAGAAAGAGTCCGAATTCCGTATCAAAATCGACAGAGAAAGCGATTCCTATGATGAGTTTGTCGCTGAGATCAAAAACCTCGTTTCATTAGAGGATTCCAAAAGACTGAAAGAAATGTTGGATGGAGCTCACCCTGCCGACATTGTCACTTTATTCCGTGATTTAGAAAGAGAAGAGGAATTATATCTTTTCCGCATCCTTCCCAAAGAAGACCAAGCCTATGCCCTCGTCAAAATGGAAGAGGAGACCTTAGAGTCTTTTTTAGAGGAACTTTCTGTTGATGAAATTTCAAATACTCTGGATCATATTGAAACGGATGAGACCACTTATCTTCTCTCCTATCTACCAAGCGCTAAACGTGAGTTAGTTTTAGCAAATTTAAGCAAAACCGATAGTTTTGAAATTCGTTCCCAGCTAGGGTTTCGTGAGTCTTCTGCCGGACGACTGATGTCCAAAGATTTTGCTACCGTTTCTATTAATGATAATGTCCGAAAAGGAATCATCAATGTTCGCAAAAAAGCCAAAGAAATCGAAGATATTTACCAAGTGTATGTAACTGATGAGGCAGGAGTTTTGGAAGGATTCATTCCTTTAAAAGATTTATTTCTCACTCCAATCAATACCAAAGTAGCAAAGATTACCAATTTTTCTGTCTTCGCATTTCATTACGATGTAGATCAGGAAGAGGTTGCTAATACCTTTAAAAAATATGATTTATTCAGTGCTGCAGTGACAGATGATTTGGGTAGGATCATTGGTCGGATCACGGTGGATGATGTTTTAGAAATCGTAGAAGAGGAAGCATCTGAGGATATCCTCCTCATGGCTGGGGTTTCGGAAGATGAAAGGTTGTCTACTCCCATTTTACAATCTGTGAAACGTCGTATCATATGGCTTAATGTCAATTTACTGACTGCTTTTGTGAGTTCTACTGTGGTTGCTTTTTTTGAAGATACCATTTCGCAAATTGTAGTACTTGCGACTCTTATGCCCATTGTTGCGGGACTTGGTGGGAATGCAGGAACACAATCCGTAACGGTCGTTATTCGGAATATTGCCACGGGAGACCTTTCTTTTTCCAATTGGTGGGAAGCTGTTCGTAAAGAATTTACTATTGGTGTTTTGAATGGACTTGTACTCGGAACCGTTACTGGCTGTATGATCTTTTTGGTGAAAGGGAATCTCGTACTTGGATTAGTGGTGGGAACTGCTATGTTTGTGAATATGATTGTGGCTTCATTGACGGGGTCTCTAGTTCCTATTTTTCTAAAAGCAATGCGAGTGGATCCAGCTATTGCTTCTTCTATCTTTGTCACCGCAACAACCGATGTTTGTGGATTTTTCTTTTTCCTCGGACTAGCCACAGTGTTTGCAAAATATTTAATTTAG
- a CDS encoding OmpA/MotB family protein: MRSKFSSLKAFFLFGFVSVSSLSADWIYFPYEYNQIYKEKYALELELADIRKQHQNELNRLEEEKKDLQTQNRNLTEDLELEKRNRAKEQNEYSDKMRDYDMRLRSIEKKGTDKERLLADENRKREEKDRADLDAYKKKLEDKERECLQKEQKLRETYESKIDELKERIRNLEEELATLRKLTKEQKRELERLAEQTKEFEEKLAKEITSGQIRLKRFHNKLIINIDDKISFDSGSSELKPAILPAIEKIRDILASYPENYIIVEGHTDNVPIKTKFRNNWHLSSERALSVLEYMLQNKNLNPKNFSSAGYGEFQPIVPNSTKENKALNRRVDIVVVPRATGSLNTNND; this comes from the coding sequence ATGCGAAGTAAATTCTCATCACTGAAGGCTTTTTTCCTGTTTGGATTTGTATCCGTATCCTCTCTTTCTGCGGATTGGATTTATTTCCCTTATGAATACAACCAAATCTACAAAGAAAAATATGCTTTGGAATTGGAACTTGCGGACATTCGCAAACAACACCAAAACGAATTGAATCGTTTGGAAGAGGAAAAAAAAGACCTCCAAACTCAAAACCGAAATCTCACAGAAGATTTGGAACTTGAAAAACGAAACCGTGCCAAAGAACAAAATGAATATTCCGACAAAATGCGCGATTATGATATGCGCCTTCGTAGTATTGAAAAAAAGGGAACCGACAAGGAACGATTACTCGCGGACGAGAACCGCAAACGAGAGGAAAAAGACCGGGCCGATTTAGATGCTTATAAGAAAAAACTCGAAGATAAAGAACGCGAATGTTTGCAAAAAGAACAAAAACTTCGCGAAACTTATGAATCCAAAATCGATGAACTCAAAGAAAGGATTCGTAATTTAGAAGAAGAGCTCGCAACCCTTCGCAAACTCACCAAAGAACAAAAGCGAGAATTGGAACGACTTGCGGAACAAACAAAAGAATTCGAAGAAAAATTGGCAAAGGAAATTACCTCTGGTCAAATCCGTCTCAAACGGTTTCATAACAAACTTATCATTAATATCGATGATAAAATTTCCTTTGATAGTGGATCTTCCGAATTAAAACCAGCCATCCTTCCCGCAATCGAAAAAATCAGAGATATCCTCGCATCCTATCCTGAAAACTATATTATTGTAGAAGGACATACAGATAATGTTCCTATCAAAACAAAATTTAGAAACAACTGGCACCTTTCCAGCGAACGAGCATTATCTGTTCTGGAATACATGTTACAAAACAAAAACCTAAACCCAAAAAACTTTTCTAGTGCTGGGTATGGTGAGTTTCAACCCATTGTTCCCAATTCTACTAAAGAAAACAAAGCACTCAATCGCCGAGTTGACATTGTTGTTGTGCCAAGAGCCACAGGGTCACTAAACACAAATAATGACTAA
- a CDS encoding LEA type 2 family protein, producing the protein MKLVFPLILSLLSLQCSVLGVIQDKIPLPAFEFDSLSIKSITFTDITLNVVTSVENPYPVSIPSSLLDMDIKIEGLKLSQIKTDLGAIEGRKTKQLPLEVKLKYTDLLNLYKKFPDKPVLEVSAEGNMKVPIPKQWQLLGKDSLSFPFVKKKEIPAVLPNVEIQNFKILMPTEADILSASNTGALADTATGFLKGLLGGSKQTATSAAKAGLSGLNLDLNTEFDFVFANQAASNLNLTNLNYDLNLGGEKFLNGTPKEIINSGKTSTVKVATKFPITSISSSLYKTIQSKSAQFDLKGNSGLKVPLIAETIPFQYEKQGNFKW; encoded by the coding sequence ATGAAATTGGTTTTCCCACTCATCCTTTCTCTCTTAAGCCTTCAATGTTCTGTTCTTGGTGTGATCCAGGATAAAATTCCATTGCCTGCTTTTGAATTTGATTCTCTATCAATCAAAAGTATCACCTTTACAGACATTACTTTAAACGTAGTCACCTCAGTGGAAAATCCTTACCCAGTTTCGATTCCAAGTTCCTTACTCGATATGGATATAAAAATTGAAGGATTAAAACTCTCTCAAATCAAAACAGACCTTGGTGCCATCGAAGGAAGAAAAACCAAACAACTTCCATTAGAAGTGAAACTGAAATATACAGATTTACTCAATCTTTATAAAAAATTTCCAGACAAACCAGTGTTGGAAGTTAGTGCCGAAGGAAATATGAAAGTTCCCATCCCAAAACAATGGCAGCTTCTAGGAAAAGATTCTCTTAGTTTTCCCTTTGTGAAAAAAAAGGAAATCCCTGCCGTCCTTCCCAATGTCGAAATTCAAAATTTTAAAATTTTAATGCCTACAGAAGCTGATATTCTTAGTGCTTCCAATACTGGCGCCTTGGCGGATACTGCTACTGGTTTTCTAAAAGGACTCCTTGGTGGATCCAAACAAACAGCAACTTCTGCTGCCAAAGCTGGACTTTCGGGGCTTAATTTAGATTTGAATACTGAGTTTGATTTTGTTTTTGCAAACCAAGCAGCTTCCAACTTAAACCTAACAAACCTTAACTATGATTTAAATCTAGGTGGGGAAAAGTTCTTAAACGGAACCCCAAAAGAAATCATCAATTCCGGAAAAACTTCGACAGTCAAAGTGGCAACAAAGTTTCCCATAACTTCGATTAGTTCTTCCTTGTATAAAACCATCCAATCCAAATCAGCACAATTTGATTTAAAGGGTAATTCTGGGCTAAAAGTTCCTTTGATAGCAGAAACCATTCCCTTTCAATATGAAAAACAGGGAAACTTTAAGTGGTAA